From one Lotus japonicus ecotype B-129 chromosome 3, LjGifu_v1.2 genomic stretch:
- the LOC130743636 gene encoding uncharacterized protein LOC130743636, protein MEDQPLTKADLKDVTAALTAALTAMTQQMTEQMTQQMATLMTPLTDSINNMNQRRDGGRVPHRVPHGGNNGHAIITENSSSEGDEADEEEIVDQGNQNHNRDYRVKADIPLFYGTMGVEEFLDWQIDVDRFFDVMGVPENKQVKMVAIRLKSTAAVWWDKLVIQRQRQRKGPVRTWRRMKQLMMERFLPEDYEQILYKMYIDCEQGKKSVTEYTTEFLRLSERNELGESENQKVARYISGLKGSLQEKMGLQTVWTVAEASSLALKAELIEKSPRNFPSFRRYSPQNNIESACDKEKSPTTKDPNSGNKGANSSSGVQQSKTPNQKPTNPYARPAIDKCFRCGGQGHRSNVCPSRRTAAILNEETEEEEENNDYEGVEFAEEESEERVNFVLLRILLSSKEESQRKNLFRSHCSVKNKVCNLIVDNGSTENLVSQKLVEYLKLTTEPHEKPYTLGWVSKGPHVKVSQTCKVPISIGKHYREEVLCDVLSMDVCHILLGRPWMYDTDTTYKGRDNVMLFTWGTHKIAMAPVLHFDKGPVEKKSSFLVMTQNEKELDEDVKETKCFCPVVIKGLMSVVKEEPIIPEEVLEILEDFKELTADELPNELPPMRDI, encoded by the coding sequence ATGGAAGATCAACCATTGACCAAAGCAGACCTGAAGGATGTTACCGCGGCTCTTACCGCGGCCCTAACTGCTATGACACAACAGATGACAGAACAGATGACACAACAGATGGCGACGTTAATGACGCCTTTAACTGACAGCATCAACAACATGAACCAGCGAAGAGACGGGGGAAGAGTACCGCATAGGGTTCCGCACGGTGGCAACAACGGTCATGCCATTATTACGGAAAATTCAAGTTCTGAAGGAGATGaagctgatgaagaagaaatagTTGACCAAGGGAATCAGAATCATAACCGGGACTACCGAGTGAAAGCTGATATTCCATTGTTCTACGGAACTATGGGAGTGGAGGAGTTTCTAGACTGGCAGATTGATGTTGACAGATTTTTCGACGTCATGGGCGTCCCCGAGAATAAGCAAGTCAAGATGGTGGCAATCAGGCTGAAGAGTACTGCTGCTGTGTGGTGGGATAAGCTTGTTATCCAGAGGCAGAGACAGAGAAAAGGGCCAGTCAGAACTTGGCGAAGAATGAAACAATTGATGATGGAGCGATTTCTACCAGAAGATTACGAGCAGATTCTTTATAAGATGTATATCGATTGTGAGCAAGGAAAGAAGTCTGTGACGGAGTATACAACTGAGTTCTTACGTCTTTCTGAGCGTAACGAACTGGGAGAATCTGAAAATCAGAAGGTGGCTCGATACATCAGTGGCTTAAAGGGTTCTTTGCAGGAGAAGATGGGTTTGCAAACTGTGTGGACTGTGGCTGAAGCATCCAGTCTAGCTTTGAAGGCTGAATTGATAGAGAAGTCCCCTCGAAATTTCCCATCTTTCCGAAGATACTCTCCCCAAAACAACATCGAGTCAGCATGCGATAAGGAAAAGAGCCCAACAACCAAGGATCCCAATTCAGGAAACAAAGGAGCCAACAGTTCTAGCGGTGTGCAACAGAGCAAGACACCCAACCAGAAACCAACTAATCCTTATGCGAGACCGGCAATTGATAAGTGTTTTCGTTGTGGTGGGCAAGGTCATCGATCCAATGTTTGTCCTTCTAGGAGAACCGCCGCCATTCTGAATGAGGAGactgaggaggaagaggagaacAATGACTATGAAGGGGTTGAGTTTGCTGAAGAGGAGTCTGAGGAAAGAGTAAACTTTGTGCTCTTGAGGATCCTGCTATCATCCAAAGAAGAAAGTCAAAGGAAGAATTTGTTTCGATCACACTGTTCTGTTAAGAACAAGGTGTGTAACTTGATCGTGGACAACGGCAGCACTGAGAATTTGGTTTCCCAAAAGCTGGTAGAGTACTTGAAGCTGACAACAGAGCCTCATGAGAAACCGTACACCTTGGGGTGGGTGAGTAAAGGGCCACATGTGAAAGTTTCACAGACTTGCAAGGTACCTATTTCCATTGGGAAGCACTACAGAGAGGAGGTATTGTGTGACGTTTTGAGTATGGATGTTTGTCATATTTTACTTGGGCGGCCTTGGATGTATGATACTGATACTACATACAAAGGAAGGGATAATGTGATGTTGTTTACATGGGGAACACACAAAATTGCTATGGCTCCTGTTTTGCACTTTGACAAGGGTCCAGTAGAAAAGAAGTCCAGTTTCTTGGTGATGACACAGAATGAAAAGGAGCTTGATGAGGATGTAAAAGAAACTAAATGCTTCTGTCCAGTGGTAATTAAAGGATTGATGAGCGTTGTCAAAGAGGAACCGATAATTCCAGAAGAGGTCCTAGAGATTCTAGAGGACTTTAAAGAGCTGACTGCAGATGAGCTACCCAACGAGTTGCCTCCGATGCGAGATATTTAG